The sequence below is a genomic window from Acidobacteriota bacterium.
TGTCGACGACCGAGAGAAATCGAGGGAGAACGCGGGCGCCCAGCTTGTCCTGGAAGGGATTCCGGGCCAGTTGGAAGAACTGTTCCCGTCTGGGATCGTCCAGCATGGGAGTTCTCTGAGCCAGAAGCTTGGGCCCCAGACCCTGGTTCACCAGTTCGGCCGCCGCCTGCCCTTCGAACAGGACCGGCCCACTGTAGAGGTCGACGGTCTCCGCATCCCGCAAACGGCCCAGGTGAGTGGCCATCTCCCGGATTTTCTTCTCCAACTCCGCACGGCGGGGAAGATCTTCCCAGGAACGTCCGTAGGCAACCACGAAGTCTGCCAGTTCCGCTCCGTCTGAGGCCTGGGTCTCCGCCAGAACACGAATCGAGACCGAAGGCTCGCTCTTGATATACGAGGACCCCTCGCTGTTGACGAAATATGTCGTCGTATTGAGGAGTTCGGCCCGTACGTTCGAAGCAAAGACGTGGGGCGCTTCCTTGAAAAGAGACGACAGCTCCTTGACCGCCGCCTCCACCTGGGCGGGCTCGGCCAGTTTCACAGCGGGACGCGAGTCCCTGAACTCAACCGGTTCCTCCTGACTGAAATCGCCCACCTCTTCAACCCGAGTCTTGTTCTGAAGAACCGCGCGCTTCCTGGCGAGGCGTTGAACCGCCTGCTTGTAGGCGCCGTCGGTAGCGAGCCAAATCTGCCGTCTCAGTTCGCCGTAGTCGTCTTCGAGAGGCAGGTAGATGGGGCCTCCAGCCCGGATGACTCGGGATCGGAACCCTGCGGTATCGAGAAAGTTGGTGTTGTCGAAGCTGTGGTCACCGACTCTCAACTGGACGGACAGATAACGGTTGGAGGCCTTTCTGTTGCCGAGCAGTCCACCCAGACTGGCTTCGATCCGTAGACTATTCGTCTCCTGAACCCAGTAGGCGACGAAATAGGGCCTCTCCATATCCTCCAATTGAAGCTTCTCCATTGTCCGTCCGAGTTCGTCTCGCAACGCCTTCATGAGGACGCTTTCCTGTGCCAGGAGCGACGGACAGGCCAAAAAGAAAATGAACGCGAGTATCTGGAGGCGGCCGAATTTCATGGGAACTCTTTTTGGATGGCAGGGGAGATCCACATTTCGATCGGTGCATCTTTTTGTCGAGGTTTTCATTTTCGCTGCGCTCCTCGTTGCCGCTCCGGCGGCTATCTCGAGTCCACGGGGGCGGGGAGAATTGGAGTTCGCTCCTGAGATTTTTCCTTCTTCTGCACCTCGATCTGGGAGACCAGAACCGCGGGTGAGATGCCGGCCACAGGCACGCCGCCCGACTCTGCTCCACAGATTCCGTTGAAGGCCTCAAGCTGGTTGTCCGCAGCGGCGATCTTGCTGAAGGTCGTCAGCGGCGTGCCGATCAGGTCGACGCCGCGAACCAACTCCTCGCGTCCGTCGGGAAAAATCCGGTAGACCATGATCGGCAGGACGTTGAAGGCGTTGGGAATCATTCTTCCCGTGAAAGTGAAACCGCCCTGGACGTCTTCGAAGTAGAGTCCGAACGGTTTGTCAGACTCCTTGATCAAGTCGATCAATCGGGCCTTGAGCTCTTCGCGCGTATGGGACTCGGTCACCTCAACGAACAGATTCGATTGACGCGCGACCGGAGGCAATCCCGCCTGTTTGCGGCCGTGGCCGTTCGATTTCGAGAAGCCCTCGACCGGTTTTCGGGACATGAGGAATCGCTTCAGAATCCCGTTCTCGATGACCGGAACTCGCCTAGACTTCACTCCCTGATTGTCGTAGCGGTAGGAGCCGACCAGATCCGTCGATTCAATTCGCTTGACCGTCGGATCGAAGATGACCGAAAAGGTCTCGGGCAGAACCTTCTGATTCACCATTTCCTTGAAGGTCTGGGCGTCGTCTTCTTCCTTGTGCCGGTGTCCTTCCACCCGATGGCCCAGGATCTCGTGAAAGAACACGGCGCTGGCCCGGCCCGACAGGATGGCGGGGCCGGTATAGGGAGCGACGACGGGGGCCGCTTTGAGCGCTTCGAGATCGCGGATCATGTCATCCACAGCGCTGAGCACGGCGCTGTCGTCCGGGAGCCCGTCGGGGGTGAAGGAGAAAAACGATTCGTATCGGGGCAGCTCCATCCCATCCTCGGCTTTGGTGATGGCCGAGATCATCAGTCGATAGTAGGTCTGCGAGGTCCGGATCCGGGATCCTTCGCTGTTCACGTACCAGCGGGTCTCGGCGTTGGCCGAAAGGGTTGCGTCGGCCGAGTAGATGTGGCCGGAACCTGAAAAGGGGGCCGTGTACCTGCGGAGCTTTTCTTCCCACAATGCCCGGTCGATGGTCACGGATGCACGGTCTTCGGACCAACTTTCAGGCGACTCCGCCGAGAAATCTCCCGCTTGATCCTCCTCTTTCACTTTGACCTGTACATTGGCCTTGACCTTGGTCAACTGCTCGCTGGCTTTCTTGTATTTCTTGTCCGTCTCGTACCAAAGGATCTTCCGAAGCGCGTCCAGGTCCTCCAATGGCACCTCAACCATGGAAAAATCGGGCATGTTGGCGAAGAAGTCGCCGCGGATCGGGTGAGTATTGTCCAGGTCAGGGCTACCGACACGGAGGTCGATGTCCAGCAGGCGCCGCGTGTTCTCGAAGTTGCCGGCGACGTGTCCGAAGGAGGCTCTCAGTATCGTTCTCCGGTCTTCAGTGACTTCGAAGCTGAGGTAGTAGACAGGAGTCGGTTGTTGGGATAGGAGCTTGACCGAGCGTTGAAGCTCTTCCTTCATGGCGTCCAGGACCGGAGTGGCGCCATGGACCGGCGTGGCCGCCAGGATGATTGCCGCAGCCGCAGCCGCAGTAGCTGAAATGACGGGTCGTCTGTTGGGCAGGTTCATCCCACATCCTCCGTGTGCGCGGGAATCGGACATCCGTGACGAAGGCGTCGACTGAGCTGGAAGAGTCGTTGTGGCTAGCTCAAGCTTCTTGATTTATTGACGACACCGTTACCATAAGCGTTCATTTATTTTTCACCTGGAATCATTTCCGGACTCGACCGTCAAGGAGAATCCCTAAATGCCCGCTGGACCCGCACGGAAAAACGACCCCATTTATTTCACCGATCTGAACCGGTGCCAGCCCGATTCGTCCCTGAGCCGAGTCGGCAAGCGGGCGTGCTGGCGGCTGATCGACTACGAGGCGGAGCATTTCCGAGGTGTCTTCCTGCGGGCGGGTCCCGAGACGGCGGCGGCGGAAGTGCGGTACCCCCTCGAGGTCCGAGGCTGGCACGACATCTACATCGGGTTGTACAACACGCCGTTCCGCCCTTTTCGGGGACAGCGGGTGTGGACCCGGATGGACGATGACCCGGCGTTTTCCCTGGTCTTTCTTCCGGCTCCCGCCATGGAGAGCGGACAGGCGGTCCGGGACGTCTACTGGAAGGCGGCGGACCTGACCGGTCAGGGAATCCGCTTCAAGCAACTCTGCCGGGAGCAGGTCCCAGCGGGGGAAACCGGGCGCAGCACCAGCGAGAACGTCTGGATCGCCTACATCAAGCTGGTGCCCTTGGAAACGGAGGAGGTCGAGACTCTGCAGGCTGACCGCAGGCGGACGGACCGGAAACGTCTCGTGGCCACCCAGGACGTGGGGACGGGAATCGTGGTCGACAGCGAGCCGGGCACGGTCCGGGATCTGCTGGAGAGCTACCGGGACACCGACTTCGGCAGCATCTACTGGGAAGCGGGCGCCGGGGACCTCTGCGCGTATTTCACCCGGATCGGACGCATGTGCACCACCCGCCACCTGCAGATCGACGACTACTCCCTCTTCGAATATCGGCGACTCGTGGAAAACTGGACCGAGTACGTCCAAAAGGGGATCGACCCGCTCCGAATCGCCGTGGACCATGCCCACGAGCTGGGGATGGAGTTTCACGCTTCCTACCGGTTCGCCGAGGGGATGGGTCCGTTTCATTTCTCTCCGCCATTCGAGGAGATGAACCAGGGAGGTTTCTACGAGAAATATCCCGAGTTGAGGGCGGTCCGGCGGGATGGCAGCCGAGCGCCGCGGATTTCCCTGAGCTATCCCGAGACCCGCGGCTACCTGGTGTCGCTGTTTCGGGAGATGGCCAACTATCCGGTGGATGGAATCTGTCCCCTGTTCAATCGGCGCCCGCCCTACGTGGAGTACGAAGAACCCTTGGTGAAGAGCTTCCAGGAGAAATACGGCCAGGACCCCCGGCAGCTGGAGGAGAGGGACCCGCGCTGGCTGAACCACCGGGCCGCCGTGATGACCGAATTCGTCCGGGACCTGAGACGGATGCTGGATCGGGTGGCCATGGAACAGGGCCGAGCCAAGAAGCTGTCGGTCTGGGTCTTCGGTCGGCGGGACGAGAACCTCTACTGGGGTCTGGACGTGGAGCGGTGGATTCGGGAAGGCCTGGTGGACACCGTCGTTCCCTACACTTCGGCGGAGGGTCTCTACAGTTGGGAACTGGCCTGGGAGGATCCGGCCGACGTCCGTTACTGGCTGGACCTGACCCGGGGGACGTCGTGCACGGTGACGTTCAACATCATGCCCCGGCATCTGAATGCCGAGCAGTACCGGCGCAAGGCTCTCCAGCTCTACGCCCTGGGGGTCGAGTCGCTGGTCTTCTGGGATACGGCCAAGGTCTGGGGTCCCGAGTTCGACGCCCACTCGGCCTATTTCTGGGGCCACGGCACTTCGCTCCCCGATTTAAGGCGCCTGGGTCATGTCGAGGAACTGGAGGCCTGGGTCGAATCGGGAGAGCCTCCCATCCGAATGTCCGGCAGCCGGCTCAAGAAGATCGGAGATTGGGAGATGACGTTTATTGCGGAGTAACGTCTGTCTCGCCGGGCGCCAAAAAACACTGGCTGGATCCAACGCTCCTTTCCCTCACAGCGCGTATGCCGAAGGAAATTATTTTTCGCGTGCATTGGCCGGACCATCTGGAGTATGGGCAGGGGGAGGCCCGCCTGGACAGCCGGGAGCGGTTGGCTGCTGCAGTCGCCTATTGGAGGGAGCGCTTCGGGGTCCGCCGGTTCTACTGGCGCGTGGACCACTGGTTCATTCAGCGGTACTGCAACCAGCGCGCGGACGACCCGGAGGTTTCCCGGGGTTGGTCCCGCTTCTGGGAGACGCTGGCTGCTTCCCGGATTCGGGACGTGACCGATTTCGTCGAGGTGACTCATGCGGCGGGAGCGCAGGCCTACCTCTATATTCCCTTCCTGGATGAGGGACTTCCCCGGGATCTGCTCTACCGTCCCCGGGGGACGCCATACCCGTATCAGAGCCGTTTTTCCGCAGCCCATCCCGAGTTTGTCGAGGTAGACCGCTCCGGAAAGGAGCGCCACTGGGGAGTGCTCTGCTACTCCTACCCGGAGGTGCGCCGGTACCGTCTCGAAATGCTCCGCGATCTGTTGGCGGAAGCTCCGGCCGACGGGCTCCATCTCTGCACCCGTTCCTACGTGCTGCCGGCGGCTTACGGCGACCAGTTCGGCTTCAATCGCCCGGTCGTGGAGGAATACCGGCGGCGGTATGGTGTGGACATCCTCCAAAGCGACTTCGATCTGGAATCCTGGCGGAGGCTGCGGGGCGAGTCGCTGAGCCGATTCCTGTCGGAAGTAAAGGATCTGCTCCATCCCGCCGGACGGCGGCTCTCACTGGCCATCCCGCGGGGAAGTTATCTGGGTCCCCCGTATGGCAATTTGCACCTGAATTGGCAGAAGTGGGTCCGGGACGGGCTGGTGGACGAATTGGTGGTGAACGTCATCAGCGGGCGGCAGTTGACGGAGGGGCTTTCCGGCTATGGGTACCTGACGAACGGCGAGGACGGGATCGGACTGAATCCTCTGGAACAGGATCTGGCCCGGGTCTACGGACCGGTCTGCCGCCGGGCGGGGTGCCGTCTTCACCTGGGGGCGGGAGTCGATCTGAACCGGAGGGAACCGGACGGGGAGCAACTTGAGGGATTGGCTCGTCTCGCCGGGTTCGACGGCTTCGTCTTCACTACCGGGAACCTGGGGGAGCGATTTTCCTTCGACAAGCGGGGACGTCTCATCACCTGGACCATCGAAGCACTGAATCTGGAGGGATAGACGGGATTTCACTCGACGAGGCGGGAACCCGGCCCTCTCTTGCCGGGGTTCCACCCTGAGGACGAATTTTTGAGTAATATTTATTTGTATGCGATATGCATCTCGTGAGCTTGCGCACGTCATGATCACTCCCCTGGCCAACAGGATCCTCCCCGTGGTCCTTCTGGTTTTCGGAATCCCCACCTGGGCGCAAGATTCCGAACCGGTGGTCTATCCCCATCTGGTGGTGGGCGGAGGCTTCCAGGTCGTGGTCTTGACCACCAATCCCACGGACCAGCCGTGGGAGGGCTCGATGCGGCTGCCCGATTTCGGTTCCGGGTCGGGCCGGTCCTGGATGCACAACGGGGTCGATCGCACCGGCAGCGACGGGGCTCCGTTGGTCCTGCAGCCTCAGGCCACCATGCGCCACGTCCTGGCGGCTCCGGCCGGGTCGCCCATCTGGTCCGGCGTATTCCAGATCGAGGGCGGGAACGGTTCATCAGCAACCGATCTGGCCGTGACCTTCTTCCTCGAATATTGGCTGGAGGACGAGTTGGTGGACATGGTGGGGGTGGCGGCGTCACCCGCGGCCCACCGTGTGAGCATCCCGGTCGAGGTGTCTCCGTCGACGTCGACCGACACTGGCATCGCCTTTCGCCGCCCCCGCGACGCGGGGACTACCGGAGATGAGCCGGAGCCGTTCCAAATGACGCTGTTCGATGAAGATGGCGAGTCGCTGGACACGATTCCGGTGGAGGCGGAGGGCGCCCGGTTCGCCAGCGAGTTTTTTCCCGATCACGCGGGTCAAGGGGAGTTCATCGGTTCGATTCTCTGCGAATCGCACGACCCGTTTCACCTGGTGGCGCTGCGACAGCGGCTGCTGGAGGGAGGACGGTTTCATCTGACCGGAGTCCCGGCCGCAATCCTCCCCGGCACGCCGCCCGAAAAACCCGCAATTTCGGCCACGGCGCGGTACCGGGTTCTCTTCAACGCCACCTGGAGCGCCACCACCCATCCGAACCAGTTCCCGTCCGCGCCTCATTTCTCGGGACTGATCGGAGGGACTCACAACGACCAGGTTAAATTTTGGGAGACCGGACAGAACGCAACTCCGGGGATCAAGAGCATGGCCGAGACCGGCGGCCAGAGTATTCTGGCGAATGAAGTCCGGGCCGCCATCCAGGCCGGAACCGCCGAACGCGTCATCCGGGGCGGCGGGATCGGCAGGTCGCCCGGATTGGTTTCCTTGGAATTCGAGATCAGCCGGGACTTTCCGCTGGTAACGCTGGTCTCCATGATCGCCCCCAGCCCCGACTGGTTCGTGGGCGTGCGTGACTTGAATCTCCTCGAATCGGGGGATTGGGTCGAGGGAAGGACGCTTGAGCTCTTCCCCTACGACGCCGGGACCGATAGCGGAGTGACCTTCAACTCTGCCAACGCACCTACAAATCCGCCGCGGCCGATTCGAAGGATCACGGAACCTCCCCTCGGAAACGGCCGGACGGCGGCCCGCCTGGGAACCTTCACCTTCAGCCGAATTCAAGAATAAGGGTCTGGCCGACTCGGGCGTGTCCGAGGTGATCCCGATTCGCTTCGGAGGGATCTACTTCCAGTCCCAGCGGCCCGGGCTGATCCAGTCGGCGGAATTGGCCATGTCGGCCGGTTTGTGATCGCCGTCGTCCCGGAACTTGCAGGCGTTCCGGTCCTTGAACAGACGCCGCACCCGGGGTGGCAACAGGTCCAGTTCCGCGGGGTCCCAGGCCGGAACCTTTTCCCGGATGGGACCGGACCAGGCGGGACGGTATCCCAGTTGCAACATCTCCCGGGATCGCTGTCCCACGTTGGCGTAGGTGCCATGGAAGACGCGGGGATGCAGGACCAGGGCCGATCCGGCCGTCGCGGTGACCATCACCAGGTCCGGATGATCGCGGTAACGCTGGTAGGGGTTGGCCT
It includes:
- a CDS encoding family 10 glycosylhydrolase, which translates into the protein MHWPDHLEYGQGEARLDSRERLAAAVAYWRERFGVRRFYWRVDHWFIQRYCNQRADDPEVSRGWSRFWETLAASRIRDVTDFVEVTHAAGAQAYLYIPFLDEGLPRDLLYRPRGTPYPYQSRFSAAHPEFVEVDRSGKERHWGVLCYSYPEVRRYRLEMLRDLLAEAPADGLHLCTRSYVLPAAYGDQFGFNRPVVEEYRRRYGVDILQSDFDLESWRRLRGESLSRFLSEVKDLLHPAGRRLSLAIPRGSYLGPPYGNLHLNWQKWVRDGLVDELVVNVISGRQLTEGLSGYGYLTNGEDGIGLNPLEQDLARVYGPVCRRAGCRLHLGAGVDLNRREPDGEQLEGLARLAGFDGFVFTTGNLGERFSFDKRGRLITWTIEALNLEG
- a CDS encoding family 10 glycosylhydrolase, with the translated sequence MPAGPARKNDPIYFTDLNRCQPDSSLSRVGKRACWRLIDYEAEHFRGVFLRAGPETAAAEVRYPLEVRGWHDIYIGLYNTPFRPFRGQRVWTRMDDDPAFSLVFLPAPAMESGQAVRDVYWKAADLTGQGIRFKQLCREQVPAGETGRSTSENVWIAYIKLVPLETEEVETLQADRRRTDRKRLVATQDVGTGIVVDSEPGTVRDLLESYRDTDFGSIYWEAGAGDLCAYFTRIGRMCTTRHLQIDDYSLFEYRRLVENWTEYVQKGIDPLRIAVDHAHELGMEFHASYRFAEGMGPFHFSPPFEEMNQGGFYEKYPELRAVRRDGSRAPRISLSYPETRGYLVSLFREMANYPVDGICPLFNRRPPYVEYEEPLVKSFQEKYGQDPRQLEERDPRWLNHRAAVMTEFVRDLRRMLDRVAMEQGRAKKLSVWVFGRRDENLYWGLDVERWIREGLVDTVVPYTSAEGLYSWELAWEDPADVRYWLDLTRGTSCTVTFNIMPRHLNAEQYRRKALQLYALGVESLVFWDTAKVWGPEFDAHSAYFWGHGTSLPDLRRLGHVEELEAWVESGEPPIRMSGSRLKKIGDWEMTFIAE
- a CDS encoding TldD/PmbA family protein; this translates as MNLPNRRPVISATAAAAAAIILAATPVHGATPVLDAMKEELQRSVKLLSQQPTPVYYLSFEVTEDRRTILRASFGHVAGNFENTRRLLDIDLRVGSPDLDNTHPIRGDFFANMPDFSMVEVPLEDLDALRKILWYETDKKYKKASEQLTKVKANVQVKVKEEDQAGDFSAESPESWSEDRASVTIDRALWEEKLRRYTAPFSGSGHIYSADATLSANAETRWYVNSEGSRIRTSQTYYRLMISAITKAEDGMELPRYESFFSFTPDGLPDDSAVLSAVDDMIRDLEALKAAPVVAPYTGPAILSGRASAVFFHEILGHRVEGHRHKEEDDAQTFKEMVNQKVLPETFSVIFDPTVKRIESTDLVGSYRYDNQGVKSRRVPVIENGILKRFLMSRKPVEGFSKSNGHGRKQAGLPPVARQSNLFVEVTESHTREELKARLIDLIKESDKPFGLYFEDVQGGFTFTGRMIPNAFNVLPIMVYRIFPDGREELVRGVDLIGTPLTTFSKIAAADNQLEAFNGICGAESGGVPVAGISPAVLVSQIEVQKKEKSQERTPILPAPVDSR
- a CDS encoding spondin domain-containing protein produces the protein MRYASRELAHVMITPLANRILPVVLLVFGIPTWAQDSEPVVYPHLVVGGGFQVVVLTTNPTDQPWEGSMRLPDFGSGSGRSWMHNGVDRTGSDGAPLVLQPQATMRHVLAAPAGSPIWSGVFQIEGGNGSSATDLAVTFFLEYWLEDELVDMVGVAASPAAHRVSIPVEVSPSTSTDTGIAFRRPRDAGTTGDEPEPFQMTLFDEDGESLDTIPVEAEGARFASEFFPDHAGQGEFIGSILCESHDPFHLVALRQRLLEGGRFHLTGVPAAILPGTPPEKPAISATARYRVLFNATWSATTHPNQFPSAPHFSGLIGGTHNDQVKFWETGQNATPGIKSMAETGGQSILANEVRAAIQAGTAERVIRGGGIGRSPGLVSLEFEISRDFPLVTLVSMIAPSPDWFVGVRDLNLLESGDWVEGRTLELFPYDAGTDSGVTFNSANAPTNPPRPIRRITEPPLGNGRTAARLGTFTFSRIQE
- a CDS encoding metallopeptidase TldD-related protein: MKALRDELGRTMEKLQLEDMERPYFVAYWVQETNSLRIEASLGGLLGNRKASNRYLSVQLRVGDHSFDNTNFLDTAGFRSRVIRAGGPIYLPLEDDYGELRRQIWLATDGAYKQAVQRLARKRAVLQNKTRVEEVGDFSQEEPVEFRDSRPAVKLAEPAQVEAAVKELSSLFKEAPHVFASNVRAELLNTTTYFVNSEGSSYIKSEPSVSIRVLAETQASDGAELADFVVAYGRSWEDLPRRAELEKKIREMATHLGRLRDAETVDLYSGPVLFEGQAAAELVNQGLGPKLLAQRTPMLDDPRREQFFQLARNPFQDKLGARVLPRFLSVVDNPTAATFGEIPLLGGYQVDEEGVRSRETTVIQRGILKTLLTTRNPVRGIPKSTGHRRNMGPSPSNLFVQARNAMSGDEIKQELLSLVQERGLDYGIIVRRMGNPNLKLSRNRRAPLMMRGAMREPQVEPAILAYKLLPDGREELIQKVVLSGFSESSFRDIVAASDVPMKYDTEYQRRARGFSMLFDFSAGGSFGTPLVSLVTPSLLFEDLTLKRPTEAIPRPPVIPPPARGQ